From a single Lolium rigidum isolate FL_2022 chromosome 7, APGP_CSIRO_Lrig_0.1, whole genome shotgun sequence genomic region:
- the LOC124676970 gene encoding bisdemethoxycurcumin synthase-like: MQVYPRTLVPSWNREGKKSVSVSAAMESVPAATPNTVREIWRAQRADGPAAVLAIGTANPEHCVPQDEFPDFFFRATGSDHLTALKDKFRRVCQKLGVQKRYLHHTEELLRAHPEFIDHDSPSLDARLDIVATAVPELAAQASKKAIAEWGRPATDITHLVVTTNSGAHIPGVDFRLIPLLGLRPSVRRTMLYLNGCFAGSAALRLAKDLAENNRGARVLVVCAELTLMLFSGPKEGCFQTLVNQGLFGDGAAAVIVGAEPDSTGHEHPLFEIVSAAQTVVPGSDHAINMHLTKGGYGGNISTREVPGFIGDNIEQCLQDSFGPLGVAAKWNDLFWAVHPGSSAILDHIDMVLKLKPDKLAASRRVLSEYGNMFGVTIIFVLDELRRRHKEQQGAGLPEWGVMITFGPGLTVETIVLRATHHTQASV, from the exons ATGCAAGTATATCCCCGGACGCTGGTTCCATCTTGGAACAGAGAGGGCAAGAAGAGTGTTTCAGTTTCGGCAGCCATGGAAAGTGTTCCAGCAGCCACCCCCAATACCGTCCGCGAGATCTGGCGTGCGCAGCGCGCAGACGGACCCGCGGCCGTGCTCGCCATCGGCACGGCGAACCCGGAGCACTGCGTGCCCCAGGACGAGTTCCCGGACTTCTTCTTTCGTGCCACCGGCAGCGACCACCTCACCGCCCTCAAGGACAAGTTCAGGAGAGTCT GCCAGAAGCTAGGGGTTCAGAAGCGCTACCTGCACCACACGGAGGAGCTGCTCCGCGCCCACCCCGAGTTCATCGACCACGACTCGCCATCCTTGGACGCCCGGCTGGACATCGTCGCCACTGCCGTGCCGGAGCTGGCCGCGCAAGCCTCCAAGAAGGCCATCGCCGAGTGGGGCAGGCCAGCCACCGACATCACCCACCTCGTCGTCACCACCAACTCGGGCGCCCACATCCCGGGCGTCGACTTCCGCCTCATCCCGCTCCTCGGCCTCCGCCCCTCCGTGCGCCGCACCATGCTCTACCTCAACGGCTGCTTCGCCGGCTCCGCGGCCCTGCGCCTCGCCAAGGACCTCGCCGAGAACAACCGCGGCGCGCGCGTCCTCGTCGTCTGCGCCGAGCTCACCCTCATGCTCTTCAGCGGGCCCAAGGAGGGCTGCTTCCAGACGCTCGTCAACCAGGGCCTCTTCGGCGACGGAGCGGCCGCCGTCATCGTCGGCGCCGAACCGGACAGCACGGGCCACGAGCACCCGCTATTCGAGATCGTGTCCGCCGCGCAGACGGTGGTGCCGGGCTCCGACCACGCCATCAACATGCACCTCACCAAGGGCGGATACGGCGGCAACATCTCCACCAGGGAGGTCCCGGGGTTCATCGGGGACAACATCGAGCAGTGCCTCCAGGACTCGTTTGGGCCGCTCGGCGTCGCCGCCAAATGGAACGACCTATTCTGGGCGGTGCACCCCGGATCGTCTGCCATCTTGGACCACATCGACATGGTGCTCAAGCTCAAGCCCGACAAGCTGGCGGCGAGCCGCCGAGTGCTCAGCGAGTACGGGAACATGTTCGGCGTCACCATCATCTTCGTCTTGGACGAGCTCAGGCGGCGCCATAAGGAGCAGCAAGGGGCCGGGCTGCCTGAGTGGGGTGTGATGATCACCTTCGGGCCGGGGCTCACCGTGGAGACCATAGTGTTGCGCGCTACACACCATACGCAAGCATCCGTATGA